A stretch of Castanea sativa cultivar Marrone di Chiusa Pesio chromosome 2, ASM4071231v1 DNA encodes these proteins:
- the LOC142624867 gene encoding putative 3-ketoacyl-CoA synthase 21, whose translation MTLILIISSLPDLIIWNTLHHFLMVVVAGLVVLYLKYKRKVPIYLLDFACYKPPNSYRLPKSMFLEAVFLNNMDPDSIAFQIKILEKSGFSEETCIPPSLARVPIRKSLPLAVEEVATVMFSVVSNLFKQNSINPKAIDIVISNASMFCPTPSLSSMIVKNFRMRSNVMSFHLSGMGCSAGIISVGLAKDLLRVHRNSLALIVSTESLHLNWYTGKNSPMLLTNCLFRMGGAAILLSSRKEDKSKAKYELQHLVRTNKAQDDVSHACVYQDVDSENKVGISISKGIVHVAGAALKTNIAALGPLVLPFKEQLRYGFSIICHKMWPTRRTSIYIPDFKKAFEHFCIHAGGKAVIQAIEKNLHLRKQDVEPSKMTLYKFGNTSSSSIWYELAYIEAKGRMKRGDRVWQIAFGSGFKCNSAVWKCVYDSKFEIANAWSDISSYPVEVPDFVKISE comes from the coding sequence ATGACCCTAATACTCATCATTTCTAGCCTCCCTGATCTCATTATCTGGAACACCCTGCACCATTTTTTGATGGTAGTAGTTGCAGGACTAGTTGTCCTATATcttaaatacaaaagaaaagtcCCCATTTATTTACTAGACTTTGCTTGCTACAAACCGCCCAACTCTTATAGGCTACCCAAGTCAATGTTCCTAGAGGCTGTCTTTCTTAATAACATGGATCCTGACAGCATTGCTTTCCAGATCAAAATCTTAGAAAAATCAGGGTTCAGTGAGGAAACTTGCATTCCTCCTTCACTTGCTCGAGTACCAATTAGAAAATCTCTCCCACTTGCCGTGGAAGAGGTTGCGACAGTCATGTTTTCTGTGGTCTCAAACTTGTTTAAGCAAAACAGTATCAACCCCAAAGCTATTGACATTGTTATCTCTAACGCTAGTATGTTTTGTCCTACACCATCTCTCAGCTCTATGATAGTTAAAAATTTCAGAATGAGAAGCAATGTCATGAGCTTCCATCTCTCTGGCATGGGATGTAGTGCTGGAATCATATCTGTGGGGCTAGCTAAAGACTTGTTGAGAGTGCACCGTAACTCTTTGGCTCTAATTGTCAGCACAGAGAGCCTACACTTGAATTGGTACACTGGCAAAAACTCACCCATGTTGTTAACCAATTGTCTCTTTCGAATGGGAGGTGCAGCTATATTACTATCTAGCCGTAAAGAAGACAAGAGCAAGGCAAAGTATGAGCTACAACACCTTGTTCGAACAAACAAAGCACAAGATGATGTATCCCATGCTTGTGTCTATCAGGATGTGGACTCTGAGAACAAGGTTGGGATATCAATATCAAAGGGTATAGTACATGTGGCTGGAGCTGCATTGAAAACAAATATTGCTGCACTAGGACCATTGGTTTTGCCATTCAAAGAGCAACTTAGATATGGGTTTTCCATAATATGCCACAAGATGTGGCCTACAAGGAGAACAAGCATTTACATACCTGATTTCAAGAAGGCTTTTGAGCATTTCTGTATACATGCAGGAGGGAAAGCTGTTATTCAAGCAATTGAAAAGAATCTACACTTGAGAAAACAAGATGTTGAGCCCTCAAAGATGACTCTTTATAAATTTGGAAatacttcatcttcttcaatttGGTATGAACTCGCTTACATAGAAGCAAAAGGGAGGATGAAAAGGGGGGATAGGGTCTGGCAAATTGCCTTTGGGAGTGGGTTTAAGTGTAATAGTGCAGTGTGGAAGTGTGTTTATGATTCAAAGTTTGAGATAGCCAATGCATGGAGTGATATCTCGTCTTATCCAGTAGAAGTACCTGATTTTGTAAAAATCAGTGAGTGa
- the LOC142625919 gene encoding phylloplanin-like, which translates to MALKLVLFVYVMVAALALPIAKATLPIGAGVVFQVQPSFVPCSINGSLGANVTIRPFPNAQVQLQCGAGNVVATTTTNAAGVFSFSLDAIRLSISATLGLSACDLVVITPLSTCNSTLPAVGVLKSDIQFVATNVVGARIIFTFRPVGFRYSSST; encoded by the exons ATGGCCTTGAAATTAGTTCTCTTTGTTTACGTAATGGTTGCTGCATTGGCACTTCCAATAGCTAAAGCCACGTTACCCATCGGCGCTGGTGTTGTGTTCCAGGTCCAGCCGTCTTTTGTGCCTTGCTCTATTAACGGCAGTTTAGGTGCCAATGTTACCATCCGACCTTTCCCAA ATGCTCAAGTACAACTGCAGTGTGGAGCTGGAAATGTGGTTGCTACTACAACAACCAATGCCGCTGGagtattttcattttccttGGATGCTATACGACTTAGTATCTCAGCAACACTAGGCTTGAGTGCTTGCGATCTAGTGGTTATAACACCCCTCTCCACCTGCAACTCCACACTTCCAGCTGTGGGAGTCTTGAAATCGGACATACAGTTCGTTGCAACCAACGTTGTGGGTGCCCGTATAATTTTCACCTTTAGGCCAGTTGGGTTCCGTTACAGTTCCTCAACTTGA
- the LOC142625920 gene encoding phylloplanin-like: MAFKLVLFVSVMVAALALPIAKATLPIRAGVVFQIQPSFVPCSINGSLGANVTIRPFPNAQVQLQCGAGNVVATTTTNAAGVFSFSLDAIRLSLSATLGLSACDLVVITPLSTCNSTLPAVGVLKSDIQFVATSVVGARIIFTFRPVGFRYSSST; encoded by the exons ATGGCCTTCAAATTAGTTCTCTTTGTTTCCGTAATGGTTGCTGCATTGGCACTTCCAATAGCTAAAGCCACGTTGCCCATCCGCGCTGGTGTTGTGTTCCAGATACAGCCGTCTTTTGTGCCTTGCTCTATTAACGGCAGTTTAGGTGCCAATGTTACCATCCGACCTTTCCCAA ATGCTCAAGTACAACTGCAGTGTGGAGCTGGAAATGTGGTTGCTACTACAACAACCAATGCCGCTGGagtattttcattttccttGGATGCTATACGACTTAGTCTCTCAGCAACACTAGGCTTGAGTGCTTGCGATCTAGTGGTTATAACACCCCTCTCCACCTGCAACTCCACACTTCCTGCTGTGGGAGTCTTGAAATCGGACATACAGTTCGTTGCAACCAGCGTTGTGGGTGCCCGTATAATTTTCACCTTTAGGCCAGTTGGGTTCCGTTACAGTTCCTCAACTTGA
- the LOC142625921 gene encoding phylloplanin-like, whose protein sequence is MALKLVLFVYVMVAALALPIAKATLPIGAGVVFQVQPSFVPCSINGSLGANVTIRPFPNAQVQLQCGAGNVVATTTTNAAGVFSFSLDAIRLSLSATLGLSPCDLVVITPLSTCNSTLPAVGVLKSDIQFVATNVVGARIIFTFRPVGFRYSSST, encoded by the exons ATGGCCTTGAAATTAGTTCTCTTTGTTTACGTAATGGTTGCTGCATTGGCACTTCCAATAGCTAAAGCCACGTTACCCATCGGCGCTGGTGTTGTGTTCCAGGTCCAGCCGTCTTTTGTGCCTTGCTCTATTAACGGCAGTTTAGGTGCCAATGTTACCATCCGACCTTTCCCAA ATGCTCAAGTACAACTGCAGTGTGGAGCTGGAAATGTGGTTGCTACTACAACAACCAATGCCGCTGGagtattttcattttccttGGATGCTATACGACTTAGTCTCTCAGCAACACTAGGATTGAGTCCTTGCGATCTAGTGGTTATAACACCCCTCTCCACCTGTAACTCCACACTTCCGGCTGTGGGAGTCTTGAAATCGGACATACAGTTCGTTGCAACCAATGTTGTGGGTGCCCGTATAATTTTCACCTTTAGGCCAGTTGGGTTCCGTTACAGTTCCTCAACTTGA